The DNA segment AACACGCACAGCTACTTCCACATTTCGGTAGTTATGTGATCCTATCAGAGATGGTTTTAATTTGGATTTAGTGCGGATCTCTGTTAAAATTCCTTTTTCATATTTAAAAATAGAATTTTTATCACCTAACTCAAAAGTTTCGACAGGTGCATGTTGGTAATCTTTTGTAATTTCACTTAAATTTTTGGAACCTTTCCAATAAAAAACCTTTCCACGACTAGGCACTAAGTTTAACAACCGTTTGAACATGACTTTAATCGCATCCAAATTGGCAAAAATATCAGCATGATCAAAGTCAAGTGCATTCATCACAAGGTAATATGGTCTATAGTGTAAAAACTTGGAACTTTTATCAAAGAAAGCGGAATCATATTCATCCCCTTCGATGACAAAATAATCACCCTCTCCGAGAGCAAATCCAGGGAATCCATCTTTACGGATTCCACCTACAAAGAGGCCGGGTTTTAGACCAATGGATTCTAAAATCCAATGTGTGAGAAAAGTGGTAGTGGTTTTGCCATGAGTCCCAGAAATCACAATTGGCTTTTTCCCTTTCAGAAAAAAATGCCCGATGGCTTCTGCCATACTCATGTATTCAATCCCTGTGTTTAATACTTCTTCTACTTCAGGATTCCCACGTGAGATGGCATTTCCGATGATGACAAGGTCTGCCCCTTTCACATTCTCTTTGCGATAACCTGATTTAGGTGAAAGACCCCACTCCTCTAATTTGTCTGACATTGGTGGGTATAGGTTTTGGTCTGAACCAGAAACATCATGACCTTGTTGTTTGAGCATATATGCTAAATTGCCCATAGCAATTCCGCCAATTCCAACCAAAAATATCTTCAAAAGAGTACCGTCCTAATGAGGTTATAAAGGAATAAAGGAATCGAAAGTAGAACCAAAAAGAATAAGACTACTTTCATTAAAAAAAACAAAAAATCAAAAGAACTCCAAGTCCTTCGAATTGATAAATAAAAATAAGACAAATGTAAAGAATATAGGAAACCAACAGCTAACATAAATAAGGGGATTGGTGCTGGAAAAATCCAAAAGATTGATGTAGCAGTAAATGCCAAAAAGGATATGATAAAAACATGAGGTTCCGGTCCCTCCCAATCTTTTGTACGATCGCGCATTTGGTGGTACATCCGAAAACTATCCACAAGCCGAATGACAAAATAGAATCCAAGGTAAAAAAAGAAAACAGTTCCAACCCCTTGGGTATAAGTGATTCTTGTCTCCTCTTCCACAAATGAAACTTTAAAAATCAGAATTTGGATGCAGTTGCCAAGAAACTTTGCAAACGGTGCAAGTAACATCAACTGCAAATGAGCAAACCATAGGTCACGCCCCCCCAAATCTGCTTTGTGGTAATACGATTCAAAAGCAGACATTGGGGAATAAAACAAATCACGGATGAGTTGCATCCGTTGTGTGATGGTTGAAACTTTTTGCACCTTATTGGATTTTCTGGTTGGGACGCTCGTATCGGGAAGCACTTTTCACTTTCATGACTGCATTCACTAAATTTTGGAAGGATTCTTCTTTCATCCAAGTAATGGACTCATCGAAATAGGGAGGAAACTGCCTTTGGACTGGCCGCCACCTTCCTTGTTCGGATTCCCAAACAGGGAAAAGAGACAATCGGATTTTGTTCCCACCAGAAATGGTAATCTCTAGGACGGCTTCTGGGTTTGTTGTTTCAGTCAAACTCGGAAACTTGGGAGCCCCAACTTCGTCAGGATAAAATTCTACTTTTAAACCTTTTACAACCGATTCCCATTGGTTCCCTACATCTGGAGGTAATACAATCCGTTCCCCAGTGGTGCGACTCCATTCATTTACAAATACATTGTATTGGTTTTTTTTGGCTCTGTTTTCGACTTGGACAGTGATCCCTTGTCCAATGAATTTGAGCTCTTGGATATAACCTTCACTCATGGTGACATACATTTTTTCTCTAAAATTCGAAACGGGTGTTCTGAATTTTTCAATGATGTATTGGTAAGGAGCAATGATCTCATCATTGACTAAAACCGCAATTCTTCCTTCCTCAGCACCTATCTTCTTTCCGAATAACAACTGTTTACTAGGTTGAAATTTTATATCTGCTCCATTTTCTTCGGACAATGACAGAGAAGGAGAAAACTCACCCAAACAGTATGTTTTTTTGATTTCTTGTGAAGACGATTCGATGAGTTTTGTTTTGAGAACACTGAGTTCGGAAAAACTATTTTTCACATTGTAATTCCCTTCATACGCAACTTTGTTTCCATTCACAAGCGTTGTGACTGTATACAAAGCTGGTTCATTCCACCCACGTGAAATCTTTCGAAACACCATTGGGAATTCGGCAAAACTAGGAACCAAGTTTCCACACCAATCGGACTTTGGTGGATTGTATTGGATCGATTTCCAATCTTCTTTCCAATAATTGGTTTCAGAAATATTTTCTGGATGGTCCTCCATTAAATAAAACAGGAGGAATAACCCAATAAATGCGATAAGAACTAAACTGATTTTTTGTTTCATACTTCTAATAAAGAATGTTTACGCCTTGTGTAGACAAAGTAAGACCCAACTGCCAAAATGAATCCTGGGAATAGAAATACTCCAATGACCCAAGCAACTAACTTTTGATTGTCGGATAATGAAATGGTATCCACTTCTTCTTTTTTTAATGGAATCTCAGCGACAATATTATCTTGGAATAAACCAGTGATCGAAACTGTTGAAAATTGCGAGTTCATCACATAAGGAATGAATTGATCCGTAAGCCAACTAGTTCCTGTGTGCAGAATGATTTTTCCTGACTTTTCTCCTGTGAGTGACATGGGAGACAAGACTACAGAGAGGATTTTACTTTCCTTCTTTTCGTTTGCATCCATTTTACCATTTTTGTTTAGGTCTTGGTAGGCATCAAAACCAGATTCAAGTAACGTAGCTGATTTCCAAACAAATGGGGTTGGTGCGTTAGGTTCGGATTCCAAATAACCACTGTAAGGAAACAAAATTCCCATATCTTTTTTTTGTAAAAGTTCTGTGATTGGATTTTCAGGGAAACGTTTTGCAACAATAAATCCAGGTTTTTCTTCCCTTTCAATCATTGGTGAAACATTAAACTTTAAACCAGCTGATTGTAATAACCAGGCAAAGTCCTCACTCCCTTTTGGTTCCATAGTGATGAGAATTTTTCCATTTTTTTCTAAAACATACTTGGTGATTTCATCTCTTGCTTCTTTCGAAAAGGGAACTGTTGGACCAAGGATCACAAGCATATCAGCATCTTCTGGAAGTTTAGAAGGCCAACCTTGTGCAAATCCAAGTTCGGCCACTTTAAAATTTAAGAACTGTAAAGCAGATACAAATCGATTTACCTGTTCGTTTGGAAGTGCTCGAAAAGCCATTCCATATCGTTCCCC comes from the Leptospira ellinghausenii genome and includes:
- a CDS encoding UDP-N-acetylmuramate--L-alanine ligase, whose product is MKIFLVGIGGIAMGNLAYMLKQQGHDVSGSDQNLYPPMSDKLEEWGLSPKSGYRKENVKGADLVIIGNAISRGNPEVEEVLNTGIEYMSMAEAIGHFFLKGKKPIVISGTHGKTTTTFLTHWILESIGLKPGLFVGGIRKDGFPGFALGEGDYFVIEGDEYDSAFFDKSSKFLHYRPYYLVMNALDFDHADIFANLDAIKVMFKRLLNLVPSRGKVFYWKGSKNLSEITKDYQHAPVETFELGDKNSIFKYEKGILTEIRTKSKLKPSLIGSHNYRNVEVAVRVCLEIAPQKRKEILEAVETFPGVKRRQENLYVSYMSLLVEDFAHHPVAIQETIKAHKEAYPGYKIISLFEPRSATSHRNVFQEDFAKCFKGSDVSIVTEVYQVDKVSKSLRLNVKKLVKDIKTNTKKESVYAPSPKDIPSLLKKILPKYKKDKVIILAMSNGAFGGIYSELKSLMESRESI